A region of the Bacteroidota bacterium genome:
CATATTACAGTGCCTTATAGTAACAAAGTAGCCGGCCAAAACAAACAGTAATCGCCTGGGTTTCAGAAAAAAATTACTAAAAAATTTGCGAAACCGAATAGTTGCGCATATATTTGCAACCGAATGGTTTCGCAATAATCATAACTCAGGATGAGAAGAGACATTTTTCAAGCAATAGCTGATCCGACAAGAAGAGCAATTATGGTATTAATTGCTTTACATGCAATGACCCCAAATGCTATAGCACAGCACTTCGACACCTCAAGGCAATCCATTTTCAAACATTTACGAATATTGACCGAATGTGAAATAGTAAAACAAGAATATCAAGGAAGAGAAATTTACTACTCACTTGATATTGAAAAAATAAAAGAAATTGACAAGTGGGTGGATCAGTTCAAGAAGATTTGGGAAACAAAATTCAAGCAATTGGATATTGTTTTGAACAAATTAAAAAAATAATTGAAGCGGACTTAGTACAAATAATCAAAGCTTGTTTGGAACATTTACTTAAATTATTAATCAAAATAAAAACTTAGTAATATGAATAGTTTATCAATTTTTGCAAATAGCACAATTGTTTTTGGCGTTATATCCATTCTATGTCTGCTCACATTGCATTTTACCAGTCCAGAATTTAAACCTAATTTCAGAATGGTAAGTGAATATGCTTTAGGTAAACACAAATGGTTACTTACCATGTTTTTTCTTTGTTGGGGACTTTGTTCTATCTCGTCGGGATTTATGCTCTGGAATGTGGTTACAACAGGTTGGGCAAAATTTGGTGTAGTGTTATTATTTGTGACCGGAATTGGCGCTATAATGGGTGGATTATTCGATGTGCGACACAAACTACATGGCCTTGCATTCGGCATAGGATTACCATTTTTACCAATTGGTGCCTTATTAATTTCTTACCACCTCATACAAAAAACAGAATGGCAAAATCATAGCACATTACTATTACTCTCAGGGCACGCTATTTGGATTAGTTTAATATTGATGGCTGTTTCAATGTTTTTATTATTTTCATCACTAAAAGCAAACGGCATTGCCTTTGGACCGGATGCAGCACCAATGTCAGAGCTGCCAAAAGGAGTAATTGGTATTAATGGG
Encoded here:
- a CDS encoding winged helix-turn-helix transcriptional regulator, whose protein sequence is MRRDIFQAIADPTRRAIMVLIALHAMTPNAIAQHFDTSRQSIFKHLRILTECEIVKQEYQGREIYYSLDIEKIKEIDKWVDQFKKIWETKFKQLDIVLNKLKK